The following DNA comes from Miscanthus floridulus cultivar M001 chromosome 5, ASM1932011v1, whole genome shotgun sequence.
AAATATATTatctaataaaaatatgaaacttgctcTTTGGAGTAGTTTTTTGTGTGAATTAAATTAAGTTgtttaagtgcttttaaaatagcttttatcttgtaaaatgcataacttgagctatagAGGTGCtaaaattatgattctaattttttggtcttgtgttgacacgCTCtttctagaaaaaatactaaacctattaGTGGGCATAAttggaatatggtctttctatttcaccttaattgctagtttctagtaaaaataaatgggataaaaatacataacttatggtAATGAAAATTTCTACATAGTGTttttatgctaggatgaaagtaaggaaatatgaaatctattgtttgacacttttcagtaggctaaactatttttgctaaaataagcctatgcaacttatcatttttgtaaAGGTTGATATACTTATTCAAATGGAATAcaattgtacagtagactattggggtcataTATAACCTACTGTAATTGTCTCATAATTTATGGAGcaataaaaatatttatcctttaaatcaccttattatataaggaaattaataaatgcatgtaAATAAGTTATTGGGGTtttaccatgatgttttctagggtgcttgtgatgcatatggtcTGTTGGTATTGGTAGTTATGCTCAAAGTTAATTGGTTATAggtagctagttaattattgctctataattcaactagatggctgcatgtgtagtttctattgtggtgataatttcatgatgataatgattttttctatgaaacttgttaataacaaagttgtagataacttacccatatgtcttgtcctaaaatttcataattataggctaaatggtttaagATTTATAGCTTCTAAAAGTTTGCTTTTAGATTTGCTTAgtctctagatagatctgaaagattgaattgtttgacctagatagctaatgaatcatcttaagattattataagaaagttgtgtataattttataagatttctagaaagtccaagatcatattgtttggatatgtataactctagttatggtcaaaacaagtggctgttgtTTTACAATCCAGAAATTGCTTAAAAGGAAATTTGTTTAAttattagagaagagatatgcacctactcagtaaaagaaagtttatcttgttatcactttaatacattgctgttaaggacacttatgagtatgcattttatcatatcatatcatccgtgtcattatctatgcatccatgatatcttatttcatgctcatacatataggatcacccgaaggagtaaccctactggaattcgaagaagaggcAAGGGACAATCAAGAGGCACCCCAGCCTACAACTCTCAAAGGAGAGGAGCCTGCCACTAACGAACTTTCAGAGTGCCCTGACTACCGACCCACTTCTTTCATGAAAGGCAAGCtccagagcattttaagcctagctatgttttataaaatatcacttgagttatttatatttgatgcattaggttataagagttgattgaaaacacttgatgcatagaactaccttgtctagaaatataccttgaatcctatgtaggtccaagatcgaataactgcttagcaatgcttagctcggtagaagtcaggtgattttctgtcacctgcgagatataggtaggacactgaaccacggttggctatattcgctatcgtgtaaaagaaccatgggatgttgtaaatcgaggccggacggattctatgttgtaggttgactcatgtgattccatctacgccgattaaggaccgcatcattgttagtcctcggtcattttgaacgcatgcctctcacttagttggccagataactcgttccgaccgtgaagccgactaactcaactcaggccaggccttgttctattagagtgcgcacagtggaggtagtaaggatgtgcggggagccggtgtgaggccaagagcaggttagagtcctgatcgacctggCATTCGGTAGtgtctctgattgtgcggcgctgattgaACCCGTGAATTAGAcccgagttgtaccaaaggtgacctaaggtgaccgttgatctgatctacctgggtttgtgttaggaatactgcccagctggttgcaatcgattcgaatcaccatctctcccggatagtgagaaacttgtctgagcttccttctatcgtagtgataataggcaagtggaatggttctgagaattatataataaattgctatggttactattgttctgTCACTactaatataccacatgtttggcataggttagttgctaatctagagatgaatagctataattaacttgatgaccgaattataaaatgtatagctgaattagtggttttttatgtaaaatattgtcaagctagctccacttataaagccttgcatgatccttggagtcactttatttctagtttatgacgggtaagtctagctgagtaccttcttgtattcagagtttattttccacttgttgcagataacactatttatcatggctattgtatTAATTGCTTCTATTCCCgctgtggacgaggagtaggccccGAGCAAGGTGCTTCTACTTATATATCTTATCTGTGATGTTTTTGTGGGTGATGATCATAAACTGGCTTATAttaaacaatggtgtgagatgttggtttaaaaactactttgctttcgctactactttatttaaacttagtttgtaataactttaatcgcacTATGATGTAtagcaatgtatttgtgaactctatgtaacatatggcatgtatgttgaatcatgtacgatcttggttgtatgttagcgatgaatcgagaccctttgtggtactcgacggactatcgggtttatatgggctcaagtatgatagtgcgactacTTATGGGCtgcattatacttgtgctcttataaattagacggttctgtTACATAATTTCGATGTCATGTAAAATATAAACATTTTCTTAGTGATGCCAACATTATTAAGTCTTATACATACAAGATATCCCGTAGCAACATGCGGAGAATCCATCTAGTTTATTTAGACGTGCATGTCAAATTCCTAGTTATTAGATTaattgttaaatatattttcataataaatatatTTGGAGATATacatattgctaatattttttataaatttagtaaaAGTTTGACTGACACATAATCCAATACGACACTTATTTGGGGACAAGGACGTATCATACAAATATCTTTATTTCCTTAGGTGCTTTTGTTTTTCATAAGCATTTTTAGGAGTTGGGAGATCAAAATGTAGTAACACTCGTAACTAAGAATTGTCATATTGTCACCACTAAAAAGTTTTAGATTAGgatgtgcatagaaaacactaaataaataaTTGATTTAAACATTCTCTAAAATTTCCCAAGCTTATTTTGTTGTGAAATAATATAGGGCAAAATGTTATTTCTAAATTTTTAATTCAATTTGATTTATTTGTTGTGTTCATAGCGATTGTATTTATTTATTATGCTAAAAATGAATTTAATTTTTATAATTTATAAATaataaaatttcaaaatttagaCTTCAAAACAAATTGAAATTAGGTCCTTGTTTttgtttcaaaaataaatttaattTTACTTTACAATCTTTGCATAAATATGTTTTGAAAGAAAGTATAAAATATAAtgaattattttaaaaaaaactaagtaTAAATTTAGTTCAAGATTATTGTTTTAAATTTAGTTCAAAATTGTTTAAAAACGATACTTAAGACAATGTAAAAATGTTTAGAAAAATGTGTTTCAAAATTTTGTTGCAAAGGTATTTGTAaataaaatttgaacttttaagTAAGTTTGAAAAGTTATTATAGTTAAGTAGGTTGAAAACATGTTTGGAAACTGGTTTAGAAAAATATAAATGTTTTCGAACTTTATTTGGgataaaatacttttattttttagccaaactccttctcttcttctattTATTGGTTTCTTATTCGACCTGGGCCAAAACATCCCTACCGGCCCATTACACGTTGATGGGCAATTGCAGTCTAGCTCTACACGTTCACAAAACATTCAAAATGGCTTCGGAATTTCAATTTTCAACTAAACATGTTGCCGGCCGGCTATGCATGGCTGAAGACTGATGCAAGATATGGTCTTGTTCTTTGATCTCACGGGGTGTGATCACAGGTCAAACTCAAACCCCACTACCACTAACCTTTCCTGACTTATTCCAACGGCCATGCATGATGGAGCCTTTCTTGCAGAGAGGTGATGAGATCATACCATCATAGCTTGCCTCACCCCAAATAATACTTGAATTAGTACTAGttttttttgttcttcttcttttccttcttgactCTGTCAAAGTCACAGCCGTTGGTCGTCGGAGATGATTGAAACCGCGGCAAAACCATGCATTTGTGTTGCCAAAACGACAGTGCTCGCCAATATGCTTCTTTgatataaaaaaagaagaagtaaTGGAGTGGAAGCCATATATTGCTCAGGATATTTGTAGCATGTCCATGCATGTAGCAGTAGCAATCTCGGAAGGACAATGCAAGGGCCGAAAATCTCTAGCGTAAAGCTCACAAGAGGGCCTGCAAATCTGCAATGATAGACGACGTTGATCGATCAGAAATATGGTGAGGCAATGCCCTTATCCTCAGGCTGGTAGTACTACGTTGGAGGACGAGGCAAAAGCCTGGTGAGCATCGACCACATCTCACCAAGAAGAAGCATGCATGAATTGGTCAAAAAGCAAGCGCCGGGCCCGGAGTTGCGTTGGTCCAGGAATATTTGGTGATGCAATGGATCGATCGGTACAAATAATTTATGTGAtgatatatatatgtttgttattaATTTTCTCTACGTAATGGTAATTAGCTTAATCTGTACCAGAGTGTAAATGTGACGTCTGGATGGGGCTCGATCGTACGGGCGCTGATGAGGTGAGAGTGAGAAGATGGAAAAAGGCGTGAGCCAACCTCCGAGGGCACCGGTCTAACAGCTCGCGTGCCCGGTTAACATCGCATGATGATGCTCTTACAGTTTTCCTCTCTCTCCccaccctcccccccccccccccccccccccccccctctctctctccagtACACAGTGCACCGATGAATGATTACTCGGATCAGGTTCGTAGGAAAAGGGAGATCCTTGGACGTATTGTTGTCAGTTAGGGCCGGGCAATGTATACACGCCAGCCGTCTCAATACTaggtttttttgtttttattagaTCGTGTGGATATATGAAATTAGCTATAGCTTGGTTCTGTACAATCTCAAAACCAACAGATTTAATTTCAACTGTCAAGATGCATCTTCGCGGGTGTTTGTAACgagagactaaagtttagtccctatcacatcAGACGTTtggatgctaattaggaggactaaatatgatctaattataaaactaattgcacatataGAGAcgaatttacgagatgaatctattaaacctaattaatcgaTCATTAACATAAGTTtattgtagcaccatattgtcgaatcatggactaattacgTTTAATAGTTTCATCTCACAAATTTGTCTtatatgtgcaattagttttataattagtctatgtttaatacttcAAATTAGTGTCCAAATATctgatgtgacagggactaaaaatTAGTCCCTAGAACTGAACAGCCGAGACTTTGCAAAGCATGGCAAACTAGCCTACTCTTACATATCTCACTTGCACATCAAAATTGCTCTTGGTTTAGATGCTCCGCGAAATTTAACATCAATTGTCGTGGATGATTATTGGCTCATCAATACAGGGGTTAAACAGAAGAAAAGTTCTTCTGAGGTGGCTGTGTGCCCTCTTTAGAGGAGCGAATGGTTATGTCGAAACTATCTGTAACATCTTTCTTAATTATATATGCAAATTTTATTTAGAGGCACATATTGGTTGATATTGTAGAGATTGTTGCAAAACAAGGCATAGTGAGAAGATATCACGATTCACGAAGGCATGCCATATGGCCATGTCATGGAGGTGGTGGCCATGGAGTTCTCTGCAATTGGTTTCACAGTACATGTAGGCTATGTGTTTGATGTTACTTGTCGTCCACCacgttttatttttgtttattattATGCCATTCAAACTTTATGATTTTACATTAGGTAGTAGTATTTTGTAATGGTGGTAAGTGACGGTGGTTGTATGCATCATGGTGCAAAAAGAGCCTCAACGTTTTTCTTTATCTAAAGAAAAATCTCACTTGCACATAGTAAATTATTTACACTGTGGTAAATAATTAAACCTTAGACTTATAATTTCCTCGGAAATAACGAGCTACGTTTGGCTAGTTGGTATGTGAACAAAAACAAAACACTATGCAGCTCAATATGTTGCACTCAAATAAAGACAACACTAACACCTGCACCTAAACATCAACCAACTCGTAGGGGCTAAAATACAAGACACTGGTCCAATTAAGCTCAGTGATGATGCCCTTTTTGCGTAGTCATATCGATCTGCAGCTGGCTATAATCTCTCATGGTCTCCTCCCTTGGTAGGCAAGTAGTGGTGTACATACGCAAGGAAACCAAATCGTTGCATGTCGGTGTGGGTACATACATGGCCAATGCGAGGCCACCTTTCTGAATCCTGCATGAGCCTGTACCACTAGAATTGTCAGTGTGTGCGGTGTATGGCAGATTTTTGGTTCGCCAAGTGGGCCCTCCGGGGAGGAATCTCAGTAACAAACTGGCTCTTCCTTCTGAAAGGCAGCCCCGGCGATGTAGCTGTCGCTCTGCCGATCCACAAGGAGGGAACCAACAGCTGCTTTCTCCTACCAGGTTGCCCCCTTCTATATACCCGATCCCTCCCTCTTCTTCTCTCTACCCGGCCCTCCACTTCATATATATCGGCAAGAGCTATAACCAACCTCGCCAGCTTCCTTAGTTTAATCTTGCACTGCTTCAGTGCTAGTGTTGCTATCTCTTTTCTGAAGAAAAAGGTTTGGTACTCCTGTTAATGTGCGTCTTGCCTGTTCATTTGTTCTTTGGGCTAGCTAGCTATTATATTGCACCCTGTTGTGTTTTGTTTTTGGTTATTACTTAACTCGATCTCCTTAATTCCTTTCCCTACACAATCCAATTTTCGTCGACCagatgaacttttgaatttttgATCGAAGTTGTTCTTCCCCAGCCCATCTCCTTGTATTTGCTTTCTGTTCGTTGGGTATAATCAGAAATGCAAGGCCCTTTCTAGCTAGGGCAAAGCTTCAACCACATGCATGTACTGAACTCATGATGCATTATATTCCATCTCAGCCAGTACTCATCCTTTTATTTGCTCACAGATCAGTCACTACACTTCCTTTTCGTTTCCTATGTCCGCAATCTTCTTCCTTTTCGTTTCCTCATGTCCGCAATCTTCTTCGTTTTAAGCTGTTTAGTTTCTCCCCATTTCTTGAATCATTATTGTTGGAACTTGATGTACTGATCTATATTTCTGTTTGTGTGTTTCAGTTCAGTGTGCAATTAAGCAGCAGGACGAGCGATGTATCACCCGCAGTGCGAGCTCCTGATGGCGCACGAAACCCCGGACCTGGACGCCGCCGGCCAGCCGCACCTCGCCGTCTCCGGCGTCGCGAGCAGCATCCCAGCAGAGCTGAGCTTCCACCTGCTCCACTCCCTGGACGCCGTGGCGGCGGTCAATAATTCCGTCACGCCGCAGTCCACCATCGACtacttcctcggcgtcggcggtgTCGATCCTCACCAGCCGGCGCTGCAGTACGAGCCGCTGCCGCCCTCTGGGCACCACCAGCACACCATGAACATGCTGCGCGACTACTGCGGCAACGGCGGCGCCGGCCACTACACCACCGCCGAGCCGTACCTCCGCGGGACGAGGACCAGCGCCCTCGTGTTCGGGGCCGCCGAAGACGACGACTCGGCCGCTGCCTACATGCCAGGCGGGCCCTTTGTTGAGACCTCCCCGCCGCCACGGGCCACCGGCGGCAGGAAGCGGGGCAGGGCGCTGGGCGGTGGTTTCCATGCTGGGCTGGCCAACGGCGTCGAGAAGAAGGAGAAGCAGCGCCGGCAGCGGCTCACCGAGAAGTACACCGCCCTCATGCACCTCATACCCAACGTTACAAAGGTACAGCGTACTGGAGTATTTCTATTTGGTTGCTATCGGAACAAATTTCTTGACGAAACATCTCTTCTGTTCATCCACCTCAATTTACATTAATTCACGATTCTTGCTGTTTATTTTTTGGCACTGATGCAGCCTGATAGGGCGACGGTGATCTCGGACGCGATTGAGTACATCCAGGAGCTTGGGAGGACGGTGGAGGAGCTGACGCTGCTGGTGGAGAAGAAGCGTCGCCGGAGGGAGCTGCAGGGGGACGTCGTGGACGCGGCGCCCGCCGCTGTGGTGGTCGCCGCTGCCACCGGTGAGGCGGAGAGCTCGGAGGGCGAggtggcaccgccgccgccgccggccgtgcAGCGGCAGCAGATCCGGAGCACGTACATCCAGCGGCGGAGCAAGGACACGTCCGTGGACGTGCGGATCGTGGAGGAAGACGTGAACATCAAGCTCACCAAGCGCCGCCGCGATGGGTGCCTCGCGGCTGCGTCGCGCGCGCTGGACGGCCTCCGCCTTGACCTCGTCCACCTCTCCGGTGGCAAGATCGGTGACTGCCACATCTATATGTTCAACACTAAGGTACGTTAATTAGACGCCATCGATCTGTAATTCTGTATCCTGACGATTTCATGCATTACTTTTCCCGAGGTTTAAGTTCTTTGCTACTGTACCTACGTGCTCAAAAATTAATGCAATTTTCAGATGACAATATATACTTTTTCTCTTTAATTAATTTGTTCACTTTGATGCAGATTCACAAGGGTTCTTCAGTGTTTGCGAGTGCAGTGGCCAGTAGACTGATGGAAGTGGTGGACGAGTACTAGGCTACCACTTCAACTTCTAGCCTAT
Coding sequences within:
- the LOC136452058 gene encoding transcription factor TIP2-like produces the protein MYHPQCELLMAHETPDLDAAGQPHLAVSGVASSIPAELSFHLLHSLDAVAAVNNSVTPQSTIDYFLGVGGVDPHQPALQYEPLPPSGHHQHTMNMLRDYCGNGGAGHYTTAEPYLRGTRTSALVFGAAEDDDSAAAYMPGGPFVETSPPPRATGGRKRGRALGGGFHAGLANGVEKKEKQRRQRLTEKYTALMHLIPNVTKPDRATVISDAIEYIQELGRTVEELTLLVEKKRRRRELQGDVVDAAPAAVVVAAATGEAESSEGEVAPPPPPAVQRQQIRSTYIQRRSKDTSVDVRIVEEDVNIKLTKRRRDGCLAAASRALDGLRLDLVHLSGGKIGDCHIYMFNTKIHKGSSVFASAVASRLMEVVDEY